A window from Acidobacteriota bacterium encodes these proteins:
- a CDS encoding propionyl-CoA carboxylase, which produces MAKVILRPIGDPLDRFLDPRTREANASNMQALRAKLQSMRDEVRAGWGAEYAARVHEKGKLTTWERIDALKDAGTAVLPVGTLVNYGLKFGEGKSARPSPGAGVVTAFVRVEGRWTIVIANDNTVASGSWWPRTPEKIERAQEMALRLRVPVVYLVDCSGLYLPEQARTFPGKTGAGAIFKMNSKLSAGGVPQIAGVFGDCIAGGGYMPIISDVVFMTEQAYMVIAGAALIKGGKSQKVTSLDIGGPDVHVHISACADHRVPDDPTCLARIRAEVLKLPGTAAPYYRRDAEAQPPRFDPAELDAIFPADHRMGYDMRQVLARLLDSGLFMETLKNVGLEMICGVGRIGGLYAGIIANNLALEEHPEREGVRRPGGILYREGIAKIAAFSRACNDDGIPIVWMHDISGFDIGEEAERLGLLGYGSSLIYTNSTNSTPMISVLLRKASGAGYYAMAGMPYDPVLQISTPLTRLAVMEGRTLAIGAYRTKLDESFNIVTQDPAERAAVVQGMEDVEARIAQDMDPVLSARQMDTDEIVTMPEIRDYLAAAVEMSYQAYGHRRVKNPRIWSLHDLAVLAGS; this is translated from the coding sequence ATGGCGAAGGTGATCCTCCGGCCGATCGGCGACCCGCTCGATCGTTTCCTCGACCCCCGCACGCGCGAGGCGAACGCCTCGAACATGCAGGCGCTCCGCGCGAAGCTCCAGTCGATGCGCGACGAGGTGCGGGCGGGATGGGGAGCCGAGTACGCGGCGCGCGTCCACGAGAAGGGGAAGCTCACGACGTGGGAGCGGATCGACGCGCTGAAGGACGCGGGCACGGCGGTCCTTCCCGTCGGCACGCTGGTGAACTACGGGCTCAAGTTCGGGGAGGGGAAATCGGCGCGCCCATCGCCGGGCGCCGGGGTCGTCACGGCCTTCGTGAGAGTCGAGGGACGATGGACGATCGTCATCGCCAACGACAACACCGTGGCGTCGGGCTCGTGGTGGCCGCGCACCCCCGAGAAGATCGAGCGGGCGCAGGAGATGGCCCTGCGGCTTCGCGTGCCCGTCGTCTACCTCGTGGACTGCTCGGGCCTCTACCTTCCCGAGCAGGCGCGCACCTTCCCGGGGAAGACCGGCGCGGGCGCGATCTTCAAGATGAACTCGAAGCTCTCGGCCGGCGGCGTCCCCCAGATCGCGGGAGTCTTCGGCGACTGCATCGCCGGCGGCGGCTACATGCCGATCATCAGCGACGTCGTCTTCATGACCGAGCAGGCGTACATGGTCATCGCCGGCGCCGCCCTCATCAAGGGAGGGAAGTCCCAGAAGGTCACGAGCCTCGACATCGGCGGCCCCGACGTGCACGTCCACATCTCGGCGTGCGCGGATCACCGCGTCCCCGACGATCCGACATGCCTCGCCCGCATCCGCGCCGAGGTCCTCAAGCTTCCCGGCACGGCCGCTCCTTATTACAGGCGCGACGCGGAGGCGCAGCCCCCCCGCTTCGACCCTGCGGAGCTCGACGCGATCTTCCCGGCCGATCACCGCATGGGGTACGACATGCGGCAGGTCCTGGCGCGCCTCCTCGATTCGGGGCTCTTCATGGAGACCCTGAAGAACGTGGGCCTGGAGATGATCTGCGGCGTCGGGAGGATCGGCGGCCTCTACGCCGGGATCATCGCGAACAACCTCGCCCTCGAGGAGCACCCGGAGCGCGAGGGGGTGCGCCGCCCCGGCGGCATCCTCTACCGCGAGGGGATCGCGAAGATCGCCGCCTTCTCGCGCGCCTGCAACGACGACGGGATCCCGATCGTCTGGATGCACGACATCTCGGGGTTCGACATCGGCGAGGAGGCGGAGCGCCTCGGCCTCCTCGGCTACGGGTCGAGCCTCATCTACACGAACTCCACGAACTCGACGCCGATGATCTCGGTCCTCCTCCGGAAGGCGTCGGGGGCGGGCTACTACGCCATGGCGGGGATGCCGTACGACCCCGTCCTCCAGATCTCGACACCCCTCACGCGCCTCGCGGTCATGGAGGGGCGCACGCTCGCGATCGGGGCCTACCGGACGAAGCTCGACGAGAGCTTCAACATCGTCACGCAGGACCCGGCGGAGCGCGCGGCCGTCGTCCAGGGGATGGAGGATGTCGAGGCGCGCATCGCGCAGGACATGGACCCGGTTCTCTCGGCGCGCCAGATGGACACCGACGAGATCGTGACGATGCCGGAGATCCGCGACTACCTCGCCGCGGCCGTGGAGATGTCGTACCAGGCTTACGGGCACCGGCGCGTCAAGAACCCGAGGATCTGGTCGCTGCACGATCTCGCGGTGCTGGCCGGGTCATGA
- the accC gene encoding acetyl-CoA carboxylase biotin carboxylase subunit — protein sequence MFGRILIANRGEIAARVIRACREMGIRTVAVHSTADADSPHLKSADRAICIGGPRAAESYLNADAVLQAAEQTGCQAIHPGYGFLSENALFAERCASHRITFIGPTAAAMRRMGDKVEARRTMDAAGVPVIPGSAGALASADEAASAARGAGYPVMIKAVAGGGGRGMRRCDDEASLRRLFAEASSEAEAAFGNPALYLEKFIERGRHIEIQILADAYGKAIHLGERECSVQRNHQKLLEEAPSPALDAGERARLGDRAARAVESAGYTGAGTLEFLRDRDGRLHFMEMNARVQVEHPVTEEVTGIDIVKEQIRIAAGERLGFAQKDVKVRGHAIECRINAEDPAAGFRPAPGRLEVFQLASPAAAGTRLRIETHAEAGYAIPPFYDSMIGKVITWGDGRDAARSAMARALAAARIEGVPTTVPFHIQVLGDAAFIRGEYDVTLVERLLAAPQGESWRR from the coding sequence ATGTTCGGCCGCATCCTCATCGCCAACCGGGGGGAGATCGCCGCGCGCGTGATCCGCGCCTGCCGCGAGATGGGGATCCGCACGGTCGCCGTGCACTCGACGGCCGACGCCGACTCTCCCCACTTGAAGTCCGCCGATCGCGCCATCTGCATCGGCGGCCCGCGCGCCGCCGAGTCGTACCTGAACGCCGACGCCGTCCTCCAGGCGGCCGAGCAGACCGGCTGCCAGGCGATCCACCCCGGGTACGGCTTTCTCTCCGAGAACGCCCTCTTCGCCGAGAGGTGCGCCTCGCACCGGATCACCTTCATCGGCCCGACGGCGGCGGCGATGCGGCGGATGGGCGACAAGGTCGAGGCGCGCCGCACGATGGACGCCGCGGGGGTCCCGGTCATCCCGGGGTCTGCCGGGGCGCTCGCGTCGGCCGACGAGGCCGCCTCCGCCGCGCGCGGCGCGGGGTACCCGGTCATGATCAAGGCTGTCGCCGGCGGAGGCGGCCGCGGGATGCGGCGCTGCGACGACGAGGCCTCTCTCCGGCGGCTCTTCGCCGAGGCCTCGAGCGAGGCCGAGGCCGCCTTCGGCAATCCGGCCCTCTACCTCGAGAAGTTCATCGAGAGGGGCCGGCACATCGAGATCCAGATCCTCGCGGATGCGTACGGGAAGGCGATTCATCTCGGCGAGCGCGAGTGCTCCGTCCAGCGCAACCACCAGAAGCTGCTCGAGGAGGCGCCGAGCCCCGCCCTCGACGCCGGCGAGCGGGCGCGCCTCGGCGATCGCGCCGCCCGCGCCGTCGAGAGCGCCGGGTACACCGGCGCCGGCACGCTCGAGTTCCTGCGCGATCGCGACGGCCGTCTCCACTTCATGGAGATGAACGCGCGCGTGCAGGTGGAGCACCCCGTCACCGAGGAGGTCACGGGGATCGACATCGTGAAGGAGCAGATCCGGATCGCCGCCGGCGAGCGGCTGGGGTTTGCGCAGAAGGACGTGAAGGTCCGGGGACACGCGATCGAATGCCGGATCAACGCCGAAGATCCGGCCGCCGGCTTCCGTCCCGCGCCGGGGCGTCTCGAGGTCTTCCAGCTCGCCTCCCCCGCCGCGGCGGGAACGCGCCTCCGGATCGAGACGCACGCGGAGGCGGGATACGCCATCCCTCCCTTTTACGATTCCATGATCGGGAAGGTGATCACCTGGGGCGACGGCCGCGACGCCGCGCGGAGCGCGATGGCGCGCGCTCTCGCCGCCGCCCGCATCGAAGGGGTGCCGACCACCGTCCCCTTCCACATCCAGGTTCTCGGCGACGCGGCCTTCATCCGCGGGGAGTACGACGTGACGCTCGTCGAGCGGCTCCTCGCCGCCCCGCAGGGGGAATCATGGCGAAGGTGA
- a CDS encoding ABC transporter ATP-binding protein has product MEAPAIVIEKFSKSFGSNDAVRDLSLEVPRGSIFGLLGQNGAGKTTTIRTLLNLLQPTSGRLTLLGLDSVAGSLEVRRRVGYLPEDPACYGWMTVEEAVRFNAAFYPTWDRDLASQLLKQLGLPGDRRVRALSRGMQAKVGLVLALAPRPELLILDDPTSGLDPVVRREFLEAVIANTQAEGGTVLFSTHLLHEMERVADEVAILHEGRLRARASLDDLKAGTKKLRAVYPERIPESFPLDGIVRVERNHHQALITVSGYREGHGEKLLGAGAESVEVIDLSLEEIFVETVKGGTAHA; this is encoded by the coding sequence GCCCGCGATCGTCATCGAGAAGTTCAGCAAGAGCTTCGGATCGAACGACGCCGTCCGGGACCTCTCGCTCGAGGTCCCCCGGGGATCGATCTTCGGCCTCCTCGGCCAGAACGGGGCCGGCAAGACGACGACGATCCGCACGCTGCTGAACCTCCTCCAGCCGACCTCGGGACGCCTCACGCTCCTCGGCCTCGACTCGGTGGCCGGCTCCCTCGAGGTGCGCCGCCGCGTCGGCTACCTCCCCGAGGATCCGGCCTGCTACGGCTGGATGACGGTGGAGGAGGCGGTGCGCTTCAACGCCGCCTTCTACCCGACGTGGGATCGCGATCTCGCGTCGCAGCTCCTGAAGCAGCTCGGCCTCCCCGGAGATCGCCGCGTGCGGGCCCTCTCGCGCGGAATGCAGGCGAAGGTCGGCCTCGTCCTCGCGCTCGCCCCGCGGCCCGAGCTCCTGATCCTCGACGATCCGACCTCCGGGCTCGATCCGGTGGTGCGCCGCGAGTTCCTCGAGGCGGTGATCGCGAACACGCAGGCCGAGGGGGGGACGGTCCTCTTCTCGACCCACCTGCTCCACGAGATGGAGCGCGTCGCCGACGAGGTCGCGATCCTCCACGAGGGAAGGCTGCGCGCGCGGGCCTCCCTCGACGACCTGAAGGCCGGCACCAAGAAGCTCCGCGCCGTCTACCCGGAGCGCATCCCGGAGAGCTTCCCCCTCGACGGGATCGTCCGCGTGGAGCGCAACCATCACCAGGCGCTGATCACGGTCAGCGGATACCGGGAGGGGCACGGGGAGAAGCTCCTCGGCGCGGGAGCCGAGAGCGTCGAGGTGATCGATCTGTCGCTCGAGGAGATCTTCGTCGAGACGGTGAAGGGAGGGACGGCACATGCTTAA
- a CDS encoding PD40 domain-containing protein gives MLKALFWKEWREQRPLVVAGLVLAALWPIFIAVWSASARGGRSLATLGGDLLFTNALILWPLLAVAAGASTIANEIGDRTLEFLLSRPVARTTVWAIKVLVAALSATLVVATGWILALLLGGFEGMTRALQGSASVALGYGAAVLLLFSFAVFFSTFLPRAMTAAAAGLGASAAVITVVVAVWSRLDLLPRLEPQWFATELLAISGAVLVASLFVFSRSETLRGRFTARSAAAAALFALFAAGIATIPIAYARMRLLPSGASLIAISMSPKGDAIVATATPKEDPAMPSSPEIWLLHPDAAGMTRLTGRLTFAPVFSPDGRSIAYLSSRSALGLRSDAVDLRIASVDGREDELVASELPIPRPWANFGIPALAFSPDGAQIAFVAGGAVEVARTDRARDIRRIPLSGARPSQVYLLGWASSEEILFIAYRSDDATASFEAVRTDTEKWRVVYDGEAPTYSLLAAERSGAMQTIPVVILPGGRGSEARRLALIDTATGRVEILTENGCHALPDVTDDGKRVAYATCSGSLGSDRRGTVHVRERAGGADRVIGSSDGEVVFLKASPSAESVLVRTRRMRDVAATDHVLDARGARDLGENVRFVGWAGRDRMVLAESTKESSFAADSVFVLSATTDQRLQIYP, from the coding sequence ATGCTTAAGGCGCTCTTCTGGAAGGAATGGCGCGAGCAGCGCCCGCTCGTCGTCGCCGGCCTCGTCCTCGCGGCGCTCTGGCCGATCTTCATCGCCGTCTGGAGCGCCTCGGCCCGCGGGGGACGCAGTCTCGCGACGCTCGGCGGGGATCTCCTCTTCACGAACGCGCTGATCCTCTGGCCGCTCCTCGCCGTCGCGGCGGGGGCCTCGACGATCGCGAACGAGATCGGGGATCGCACGCTCGAGTTCCTCCTCTCCCGTCCGGTCGCGCGCACGACCGTCTGGGCGATCAAGGTCCTCGTCGCGGCCCTCTCGGCGACGCTCGTCGTCGCGACGGGATGGATCCTGGCGCTGCTCCTCGGAGGGTTCGAGGGGATGACGCGCGCGCTCCAGGGGAGTGCCTCGGTGGCGCTCGGCTACGGCGCGGCGGTCCTCCTGCTCTTCTCCTTCGCCGTCTTCTTCTCCACCTTCCTCCCCCGGGCGATGACCGCGGCGGCGGCCGGCCTCGGGGCCTCGGCCGCCGTCATCACCGTCGTCGTGGCCGTCTGGTCGAGGCTCGATCTCCTCCCCCGCCTCGAGCCCCAGTGGTTCGCGACGGAGCTCCTCGCCATCAGCGGCGCGGTCCTCGTCGCCTCGCTCTTCGTCTTCTCCCGGAGCGAGACGCTCCGGGGGCGATTCACCGCGCGATCCGCGGCCGCGGCGGCGCTCTTCGCCCTCTTCGCCGCGGGCATCGCCACGATCCCGATTGCGTACGCCCGGATGCGGCTCCTCCCGTCCGGGGCGTCGCTGATTGCGATCTCGATGAGCCCGAAGGGGGACGCGATCGTGGCCACGGCGACGCCGAAGGAGGATCCGGCGATGCCCTCCTCCCCCGAGATCTGGCTCCTGCACCCGGACGCCGCCGGCATGACGCGGCTGACGGGACGGCTGACCTTCGCCCCCGTCTTCTCTCCCGACGGGCGGTCGATCGCGTATCTGTCGAGCCGCTCGGCGCTCGGCCTTCGCTCGGATGCCGTCGATCTCAGGATCGCCTCCGTCGACGGCCGTGAGGACGAGCTCGTGGCGTCGGAGCTGCCGATCCCTCGCCCGTGGGCCAACTTCGGGATCCCGGCCCTCGCATTCTCCCCCGACGGCGCGCAGATCGCCTTCGTCGCCGGCGGCGCGGTCGAGGTGGCCCGCACCGACCGCGCGCGCGACATCCGGCGCATCCCCCTGTCCGGAGCGCGCCCCAGCCAGGTCTACCTCCTGGGCTGGGCGTCCAGCGAGGAGATCCTGTTCATCGCGTACCGGAGCGACGACGCGACGGCGTCCTTCGAGGCGGTGCGGACCGACACGGAGAAGTGGCGGGTCGTCTACGACGGGGAGGCGCCGACGTACTCCCTCCTGGCCGCGGAACGCTCCGGCGCGATGCAGACCATCCCCGTCGTGATTCTTCCGGGCGGGCGCGGCTCGGAGGCGCGACGGCTCGCGCTGATCGACACGGCGACCGGCCGCGTCGAAATTCTCACCGAGAACGGATGCCACGCTCTGCCCGACGTGACCGACGACGGAAAGCGCGTCGCCTACGCGACGTGCTCGGGATCTCTCGGAAGCGATCGCCGGGGGACGGTGCACGTCCGGGAGAGGGCGGGCGGCGCCGATCGCGTGATCGGATCGTCCGACGGAGAGGTCGTCTTCCTCAAGGCCTCCCCTTCGGCCGAGAGCGTCCTCGTGAGGACGCGCCGGATGCGCGACGTGGCGGCGACCGATCACGTCCTCGACGCGCGGGGCGCGCGCGATCTCGGCGAGAACGTGAGGTTCGTCGGCTGGGCCGGAAGGGACCGGATGGTGCTGGCGGAGTCGACGAAGGAGTCCTCGTTCGCGGCGGACTCCGTCTTCGTCCTGAGCGCGACGACGGATCAGCGCCTCCAGATCTATCCCTGA